In the genome of Ureibacillus sp. FSL W7-1570, the window AGGCTTGGGTCTTGCCATCGCCAAAAATATTGTTGAAGCCCATAACGGAAATATCAGGGTGGATAGTGAAGTCGGAAAAGGGACAACCTTCACCTTCTATTTGCCGTTAAATGGATAAGAATTCGTGGATACTCCAGGTAAAGTTTGAAAATATTACTTGCGATTTAATCGAAGTATGGTACTCTATTACCTGGAGTAGAAGCGAATTCTTTTTTTACATTTTTTGCGAAAATTTTCTCTTTCACATTAATTTTTACTTTCATGTAACATTTTTGATTAAAAATCGACAAAATGAATAAGGATGGAGGTGGCATGGATTGAAAGAATCCATATTCCATCGACTGTATGATCAATATCATCAGGATGTGTTCCAATTTTTAGTGTATTTGGTAAAAGATCGATCGACAGCGGAAGACTTGTCCCATGAAGTGTATGTCCGGGTATTGAAGTCATATGAACGGTTTCAAGGGAGAAGCTCAGAAAAGACGTGGCTTTTTGCGATTGCGAAAAATGTCGCGATTGATTACTTCAGGAAAAAAGCTGTCCGCTCTTCCCGTTCATATACCGCTTTTGATTGGGAGAGGGAGCAGCTTGTATCCCCCGTAAAATCGCCTGAAGCCTTTATCGAATTGAATGATGAACTGAGGCATCTGTTGGAAGCGTTGGAAAAGTGTACCGGAGATCAGCAACTGGTGATCATTCTCCGCTATTTTCAGGAACTGTCCATTGCAGAAACGGCAGCAATACTCAATTGGACGGAAGGAAAAGTAAAAACGACACAACACCGTGCCATAAAGCAGCTAAGGGAATTGCTATCATATAAAAAGGAGGCGAATCAATATGAATCATGAGCATTGGGATGAAGAACGAATTGAAGAGTTGCTGAGCAAAGTTCCAAAAATTCATGATACCCGTTCAAAAGAAGAAGTGTTGGAACGATTGAAAAAGGGCGGGGTTTTTGAAGAAGAGCCTCCAAAAAAATCGCCAAGAATCAATCTGTTGCCATGGATGATTGCTGCTTGTGCCGTATTATTCATCGCAATTCTGATCCCTTCTTTGATGAAAAAAGATTCAACTGCGGATGAGGCGTCGACTGCGAATGATTCATCCGGAGAGGACATGGGCATTCTGGGCGTCCCGGATAATCTTGAAGAACAGGAAAAATTCGTGAACGTGATGACGGTGGGAACGGATAACAGAACGGCTGTATATCCTGATCAAACGGAAGGGAACACCCTTTTCCGAATCGGTCTTGCAAGCAAAGATGCGGACAGCATACCGGTAACGATTGTGATTCCGAACGAAAAAATACTCGAAGATTTTGGAAAAAACGATCCGTCGCAAGTAGAAATGTACAAAGTATACGCTCCCCGATTAAACGAACAGGCATTGGGCTTTATCGACTATCATCCTTACGAGGGAGAAATCACCGAGAAGAATGGAAAAGTGATTCATGTTTTGCCGGAGAATCATCCATATGACGTTGCATCGGCAGCCCTTTCAACCTATTTTGCTACCTTGACCGACACTTTTTCTTCTTATAGTGAAGTGGAATTTGCCGATCAAAACCATCAACCAAAGATATTGAAAGAAGTGGGAAAAGAATATTCGCTTCAGATTACAAAGGAAACGACACAATATAGCTACTTCAAATATGTACAAGAGGATGGCTCCGCGTTTTTGGCGCCAAATTTCAGAGAAACTTTTCCGAATGTCGAAAAGGCGATGGAAGCATTAAAGGTGAATACCAATGATGTCTATCAATCGGTCATCTTGCCAAATGTCGATTATTCGGTCAGCGTTGAGAAGGATTTGGTGAAAATCACCTTTAAAGAACCTTTGGATCTTTTCAATTATAATCAAGTGGAAGCAATGCAAATGATTGAGGGGATGCTTTTGACTGCCGCAGGATTCAACAAGGCGGTACAGTTCGAAAACATTGTCCAATCGGAATGGGAAGGATTTGACTTCTCAAAACCATTGCCAATCCCGGTTGGTCCGAATAAATTGCCGTATACGGTATTGGAAAATGAATAAAAGTGAATGGAACTGGTGCATGGAAACGCGGAAAAAATACCGTTACATGAACAGGATGCCATATCATTTTTCATATCAATGAACATATTCCTTTACAAATATTCAGTATTCTCATATAATAAGGCTAAATTGAATAATGATTCATCTTCGGGGCAGGGTGAAATTCCCGACCGGCGGTGTTAGAACTTCGTGTTCTTAAGCCCGCGAGCTCATTTTGAGCAGGATTTGGTGAGATTCCAAAGCCGACAGTATAGTCTGGATGGGAGAAGATGGTACGGTCGTTTTTCGTTATGGACAGTCATTGCACATGACAGACTTGGTGTTGGATTTTTTTGTAATATCCAACGCGCATTTCTTCATGGTCTTTTTAGTCATGTGTTGTCTCTAATTGTATCCTTTTCTCCCTTATGCAAGTTCGCATAAGGGATTTTTATTTGTAACGAAGCCGACTGATGCCTTTCTTCTTGCGAGTTGAATCAACAAGCAAAGAGGAGAGAGTGTTAATGAAAAAGATGAAAGTGCGATCATTCGTAACAGTTGCAATGCTATCAAGCATCTCATTTATTTTGATGTTTTTAAATTTCCCGCTTCCGTATTTTCCTGTATTTTTGGAAATCGATTTCAGCGATGTTCCTGCATTGATTGCCGCCATTACAATGGGGCCGGTTGCAGGTATTCTGGTGGAACTTATTAAAAATATTTTGAATTGGCTATTTATCGGCGCACCGACAGGGGTACCGGTGGGACATATGGCAAACTTTGCGACAGGTCTCTTATTTATTCTGCCAGTTTATTATATTTATAAGAAAACCAATTCCATCA includes:
- a CDS encoding RNA polymerase sigma factor SigX translates to MKESIFHRLYDQYHQDVFQFLVYLVKDRSTAEDLSHEVYVRVLKSYERFQGRSSEKTWLFAIAKNVAIDYFRKKAVRSSRSYTAFDWEREQLVSPVKSPEAFIELNDELRHLLEALEKCTGDQQLVIILRYFQELSIAETAAILNWTEGKVKTTQHRAIKQLRELLSYKKEANQYES
- a CDS encoding ECF transporter S component, with product MKKMKVRSFVTVAMLSSISFILMFLNFPLPYFPVFLEIDFSDVPALIAAITMGPVAGILVELIKNILNWLFIGAPTGVPVGHMANFATGLLFILPVYYIYKKTNSIKGLILGLVAGTFSMSIGMSVLNYVAFLPMYTYFLGMGSFDVKETIVLGILPFNIIKGILLMVLVLMLFRTMRKWIESQRAQYLLQKQ